The following coding sequences are from one Dermacentor andersoni chromosome 5, qqDerAnde1_hic_scaffold, whole genome shotgun sequence window:
- the LOC126532154 gene encoding endothelin-converting enzyme 1-like — translation MAAYERHPQPQRSRSMPTLLDSSARVNMRPIRVGSIDTPGSFAPIRRSSSWIATTSFGIESSRRASLAPAVAAAAAALRVPLSARRMSQGNSFSSGMQRRPLTPFCYAVIAALCLVVSLAVLLSFLLWLLEGGERDPSATCTSHACREYAQLLLASLNLSVKPCHSFTRFVCDGWRRRQLLGVQEEAFGSASEKIARIVRAIDVHPSGQKPLERAAMLYRSCIAVLTTPMGEFADVKAALRAASVTWPHRPPPIERRDLLRMMFHCDYTLGWSAVFRVDPELYKNSTKAYVLTDSGFNFIVRQYHERHSEAHRELYFTRLRNAFRDTDEGAASDVITFNETQRLEENMFGPLIAAFHKNAPKVSTVPADVVYNASANLSLDRWTEVFQREGVELVGQLEFRTWNLPFFSTFVDLLAKHGELDMYAYVSWCTVQVAALFASDELVVNFYGHPQRALVYHGAFCLSRAYIAASKALLSDYAREVLPAVARRHAESIALAVRAAFLERLSTWTDYDADVSVIGSWEEVSLTFSIFAPPPEHNFTDIIVGEMGDSFLQNWQNAWNSRTNYRAIDIKIAITAIETLAFSADVEYRKDFILMPYVLSFPYYDTNAMSPLNYGGFGAQVAFAVGQRFHDTYLSAGVGGDSFRTFLSCISNRSLSVERTDTASLFAEVVSLGALVDAYHNVSDNRRLVLLERMTDKQLLFIAICYAKCIGSYYIVNDSMCDVVLQNVPEFSKAFDCMPGTPMNPHQQCKLL, via the exons ATGGCCGCCTATGAACGGCATCCTCAGCCGCAGCGCTCTCGGTCTATGCCGACCTTACTGGACTCGTCGGCTCGAGTCAACATGCGTCCCATCAGGGTGGGCAGCATTGATACGCCGGGCTCGTTTGCACCCATACGCAGGTCATCGTCCTGGATTGCAACGACAAGTTTCGGCATAGAGAGCTCCCGCCGCGCGTCCCTGGCACCTGCggtcgcggccgcggcggcggccttGCGGGTCCCGTTGTCGGCACGTCGGATGTCCCAAGGCAACAGCTTCTCCAGTGGCATG CAGCGACGCCCGTTAACGCCGTTCTGCTACGCCGTGATCGCCGCCTTGTGCCTGGTGGTGTCACTTGCCGTGCTTTTATCCTTCCTGTTGTGGCTCCTAGAAGGCGGCGAAAGGGACCCGTCGGCGACGTGCACGAGCCACGCGTGTCGCGAGTACGCTCAGCTGCTGCTCGCCTCGCTCAACTTGTCCGTGAAGCCGTGCCACAGCTTCACGCGCTTTGTGTGCGACGGCTGGCGGAGGCGCCAATTGCTCGGCGTCCAGGAGGAGGCCTTCGGTTCCGCCAGCGAGAAGATTGCGCGCATTGTGCGCGCCATCGACGTGCACCCCTCGGGACAGAAGCCACTCGAACGGGCGGCCATGCTGTACAG GAGTTGCATCGCCGTGCTGACGACACCGATGGGCGAGTTTGCCGACGTGAAGGCCGCACTGCGCGCGGCCAGTGTAACGTGGCCTCACCGACCTCCTCCGATTGAACGACGAGACCTGCTGCGCATGATGTTCCACTGTGACTACACGCTGGGATGGAGCGCCGTGTTCCGTGTCGACCCTGAGCTGTACAAGAACTCGACCAAGGCCTACGTGCTCACCGACTCGGGCTTCAACTTCATCGTGCGCCAGTACCACGAGCGGCACTCGGAGGCGCACCGTGAGCTCTACTTCACCCGCCTTCGGAACGCGTTTCGGGACACGGACGAAGGAGCAGCCTCGGATGTCATCACTTTCAAT GAGACGCAGCGGCTGGAGGAAAATATGTTCGGTCCGCTgatagcagccttccacaagaACGCGCCGAAAGTTTCGACGGTGCCTGCTGACGTGGTGTACAACGCATCGGCCAACCTGTCGCTGGACCGGTGGACGGAGGTGTTTCAGCGTGAAGGCGTCGAGCTGGTCGGGCAACTGGAGTTCCGCACATGGAACCTGCCCTTCTTCAGCACCTTCGTCGACCTGTTGGCGAAACACGGAGAGCTGGACATGTACGCCTACGTATCCTGGTGCACAGTGCAG GTTGCGGCACTGTTTGCCAGCGACGAGCTCGTGGTGAACTTCTACGGGCACCCGCAGCGAGCGCTGGTCTACCACGGTGCGTTCTGCCTGAGCCGCGCCTACATCGCGGCCAGCAAGGCGCTGCTGTCTGACTACGCCCGCGAAGTACTACCTGCAGTAGCGCGCCGCCACGCAGAGTCCATCGCGTTGGCTGTTCGAGCCGCTTTCCTGGAACGCCTGTCCACCTGGACCGACTATGACGCTGACGTGAGCGTGATAGG GTCGTGGGAGGAAGTGTCGCTGACTTTCAGCATCTTTGCGCCGCCGCCCGAGCATAACTTCACCGACATAATCGTGGGTGAGATGGGCGACTCGTTCCTGCAGAACTGGCAGAACGCGTGGAATTCGCGCACTAACTACCGCGCCATCGACATCAAGATTGCGATCACGGCCATCGAGACCCTGGCCTTCTCTGCGGACGTCGAGTATCGCAAGGACTTCATCTTGATGCCCTATGTCTTGTCTTTCCCGTACTACGACACGAACGCAATGTCGCCCCTCAACTACGGCGGGTTCGGCGCTCAG GTGGCCTTTGCCGTGGGACAGAGGTTCCACGACACGTATCTGAGCGCGGGAGTCGGCGGGGACTCGTTCAGAACATTCCTGTCGTGCATCTCAAACCGCTCGCTCTCCGTCGAGCGCACAGACACGGCGTCGTTATTCGCCGAGGTCGTTTCCTTGGGTGCCCTGGTAGACGCGTACCACAACGTCAGCGATAACCGGCGCCTTGTCCTCCTGGAACGCATGACGGACAAGCAGCTGCTATTCATCGCCATCTGCTATGCCAAGTGCATCGGCAGTTACTACATCGTCAACGATTCGATGTGCGATGTGGTGCTGCAGAACGTGCCGGAGTTCTCCAAGGCCTTCGACTGCATGCCGGGCACACCCATGAACCCCCACCAACAGTGCAAACTCTTGTGA